The nucleotide window CACGAGTTCTTTCTCAACAATTACCTTCAGATTGGGATTCCTTAATTCCAAGCTTTGAGGCTGGTAAAGAAATCGCTACTCGGAAAGCATCCGGTGATGTGATCAACGCTCTTGCGCAGAAACTTCCTGAAATGTGGGGCGGTTCTGCAGATCTAGCAGATAGCAATAACACCACAATTGAAGGCGGAGCTTCCTTTCTTCCCGCAAGTAGTTCTATGAAGGATGCGAATCCCTACGGGCGAATCATTCACTTCGGTATTCGAGAACATGCAATGGGATCAATACTCAATGGAATCGCTTTAAGTGGCTTAACAAAAGCATTTGCTGGAACATTTGCAGTTTTCAGTGATTACATGAGACCGGCTGTTCGATTAGCAGCCCTCATGAAACTACCTTCCACATTTGTTTGGACACACGATTCAATTGGATTAGGTGAAGATGGACCAACACATCAACCTGTTGAACACTTTGCGGCACTTCGTGCGATTCCTGGTTTAGATGTCATCAGACCAGCTGATGCCAATGAAGTTGCAGCGGCATGGCGTGTAATTATCCAACGGCGCAACGCATGCGGAATCTTACTTTCTAGACAAAATTTACCGGTTTTTGATCGCACGCAATATGGATCACTCGATGGCGTTGCACGTGGTGCTTACATTCTCAAAGAAGCAAGCTCCGCCCCACAAGTTATTTTGATGGCAACTGGATCAGAAGTTTCCTTAGCTGTAACGAGCGCGCAAGCCTTAGAAGCATCGGGTATTCCTACTCGCGTAGTCAGCGTTCCGTGCTTTGAATGGTTTAACGAACAAACACAAGCGTATAAGGATCAAGTTCTGCCTCCATCGATAAAAGCGCGTGTAAGTATTGAAGCAGGAATTGCTCAGGGTTGGCGTGATTACGTCGGCGATAACGGAGCTTCTATCTCCTTAGAGCATTACGGCGCATCAGCTAGTGCCAATGTTTTGTTTAAAGAATTCGGCTTTACCGTGGAAAATGTAATTGCAACCGTGAAGAAAATACTTTCTTGATTACACAAGAGATCTCGAAGGCGGGCACATCTATTTGGTTAGATGACTTATCGCGAGCAAAGTTAACTGGTGATGACGCTCAAAGTTTGCCATCTCGAATCGCCAATTCAGGCGTTGTGGGAGTAACAACTAATCCAAGTATTTTCAATTCAGCAATCACAGGATCCGCCGACTATGCCGCCGATATCGCCTCGATGAAATCCTTATCCCCCGAAAACATTGTTAAGAAATTAACTACTGATGATGTGCGCAACGCATGTGATCTCTTCGCAGATATCTATGCTCAATCTTTCGGTGTGGATGGTCGAGTAAGCATCGAAGTTGATCCGCGCCTGGCCCACGACACCCAGAACACAATTGATGAGGGCAAATCCCTCTGGGAAATAGTTGATCGCCCAAATCTTTTGATTAAAGTTCCAGCAACTAAAGCTGGCCTACCTGCCATTACCGAACTAATCGCAAGTGGAATCAGCGTTAATGTCACTTTGATTTTTTCTTGCCAACGCTATGAAGAAGTAATTGATGCTTTTATTCTAGGAATAGAGAAAGCACAAGAACGTGGCATTGATTTAACCTCAATTCATAGTGTGGCATCTTTTTTTGTTAGCCGAATAGATACATCAGTTGATCGCCAACTCAAAGAGATAAACACCCAATCAAGCCTTGAACTTCTTGGAAAAGCCGCGATAGCTAATGCCGTTCTTGCCTATGAACTCTTCCTATCGAAATCCGCATCTGCACGGTGGGACAAGTTAAACGCTGCTGGTGCGCACATGCAACGTCCATTATGGGCATCTACCGGCGTTAAAGATCCAGCTTATGACGACACTAGATATGTCATGGAATTAATTGCACCCTCTACGGTAAACACGATGCCGCAATCAACATTGGACGCTGTAATAGATCATGGCAAGTTTCATGGAAATACAATTACACCGGCCATCGAGAATTCACACATTACTCTCGCTGCTCTTTTAAAAACTGGAGTTTCACTCAATCACATCACCGATACCTTAGAAACAGAAGGAGTGGCTGCCTTTGCCAAAGCATGGCAAGCACTTTTAGATGATGTAGATAAGGTTCGTAATGCATGATTGAAGTTCGATATAGAAATAGCGAGCTAGTTGATCGGCAGTCACAACTATTCAAAAAGCTGTTGGACGCTCATGAACGACTCATCAAAAAAGACTTCACCATTTGGGGTTCAGAAGCCAGCGATGAGGCAAAAATTCGTATGGGTTGGATTGATCTGCCAACAGATTCTCGCGAGTTGCTTGCACAACTTGATGCACTCACAGCCAAGTTTCGACATCTGAACACAATTGTTTTATGCGGAATGGGTGGATCTTCTCTCGGTCCTGAAGTTATTGCACACACCTATGGCAAAGAGCTCATCGTGCTGGATTCAACTGACCCACATTACATTTCCCATTGCTTACCTGAAAATCTGGAAACAACACTTGTGATTGTTGGTTCAAAATCTGGTTCAACAATAGAGACAACCAGTCAGAAAGCGCTCTTCGAAAATCTATTTGAAGCAGCTGGCTTAGATAAGACTAGACACATGATTATCGTTACCGATCCAGATTCTCCCCTTGATATCGCATCGCGTAATTCTGGATTCACAGTTGTAAATGCCAACCCGAATGTGGGTGGTCGCTTTAGTGTTTTGGGCGCTTTTGGTTTACTACCTTCCGCATTTCTTGGCATTGATGTTTCAATTATTTTAGATAGCTCAGCAGATACAAAAGAAGCCTTGATTCGCGACCCATATCCGGCGCTCCTTACGGCCTATGCAATTATCACGGGAACCGTTCAATATTTTGGCATAACAGATGAAAACTCAAAAATGCCTGGGCTATCAGATTGGATTGAACAACTCGTTGCTGAATCCACAGGCAAAAATGGAGTTGGTCGCCTACCAATTGTTACCGATAAAGCAGGAGATTTTCTACCGCCAAAAACGCTAAGAGTCTCATTTGCATCCGATGCTGATTTGGTTATCACTGGAGATTTAGGTTCGCAATTCTTCTTCTGGGAATGGGTGACTGCACTCTTGGGTTCTGGTTTATCTATTGATCCCTTTAATCAACCAAATGTTCAAGAGTCAAAGCTAGCAAGTGGTTCACTGTTAGCAACATGGGGCGACTCTGTTCCAGCACTTAACAGTGTGGGTACGGATAAATCCATTGCGTTTTTTCAACAAGCAGATGATGTGAAATCTCTGCTATCTGTTTTTCTCAATGCCATCGCCGAGAATGGATACCTCGCCATAATGGCTTACGTGGATCGACGAGAAGATGCGCAACTTATGCAACTTCGAAACATCATTGCGCACAAAACTTCCAAGGCTGTAACTTTTGGATGGGGGCCACGGTTTTTACATTCAACAGGGCAATATCACAAGGGCGCACAAGCCAATGGATCTTTCCTTCAAATAACAGCGGAGAGTGATGTGGATTTTGTGATTCCAGGTAAAGACTTCACTTTCAAAACACTCATTGCAGCCCAGGCCAATGGAGACGAAAATGCTATTGCAAGCCGTGGATTGCCTATATTGAGATTGCACTTACTCGATCGCGCAAAAGGAATCTCTGAACTTCTAGCAATAGCTAAGAGTCTTTAGTCATCTCCGCGTAATTTGCGTAACGCTTCTTCAAGAATCTTTGAGCCTTCAGCATCGCTTCTACGCTCTTTCACATATGCCAAGTGTGTTTTATATGGTTCATTCTTAATAGGACTTGGTGGATTGGCTTTATCGCGACCTGCTGGGTAACCACACTTAGGGCAATCCCACTCTGCAGGAATTACAACGCTCTCTTCTTCGGCAAATGATGGACGCACTTCATGTCCGTTTGCGCACCAATAAGAAACATGAGAACGAGCAATCGCTTCTCCACGTTCTGCCTCGCCCATTGGGCCTGCACCAACGCGACTACCGCGAATTGCACTTGCCATGTATTGCTCCTATCAATTCAGAGTTAGTTTAAAACTTTACTTAAGAACCAAACTTAAAGCCACGACTCCAGCAAACCACAATCCACCAACAACAATTGTGATGCGATCTAAGTTCTTTTCTACAACGGAAGAACCGCCATAGCTAGATGAGATGCCGCCGCCGAACAAGTCAGATAGTCCTGCACCTTTTCCTTTGTGCAATAGAACAAGAAGGATCATAAGAATGCTTGTTAAAACCAGAATGATTGAGAGTGCTAACTTCACTGGACTGTGCTCCTTCTATGCTTTCACGCCCGAGATGGTGGGCAGGTGGATAAGGATACCTGTTTAGGCGGGGACTTTCCTACTTATGAAGCAGCGTAGAACTTAGCGATTTTGGCTAATTCTTCAGGATCCAGACTTGCACCACCGATGAGAGCGCCATCAACATTCTCTTTTTTCATAATCTCAACAATGTTGGAAGACTTCACTGAACCGCCATAAAGGATGCGCATATTTGCAGCAATTTCTGCACTTCCAATTGATTCAATCTCTTCTCGTATAGCAGCGCATACTTCTTCGGCATCTTCAGGAGTCGCAGTTTTACCAGTGCCAATTGCCCACACTGGCTCATATGCAATCACAATTTTCTTCAAATCTGGTTTATGGAAACCTTCAAGGCCTGCGCGAATCTGTCTTACAACGTGGCTCACGTGCGTTCCAGTTTCTCGAACAGATAACTCTTCACCTACGCAAAATATTGGAGTTAATTCATTGGCAAGAGCTGCTTTTATCTTTCGATTGATAAGCGCATCATCTTCGTGATGAACTGCTCGACGCTCGCTATGACCAATTACTACAAATGTGCATCCAAGCTTTGAGAGCATCGAACCCGAAATATCTCCGGTGAAAGCTCCGCTAGCTTCAGGCGAGATGTCTTGAGCCCCGTAAAGAAGTCGCAAGCGATCTCCATCTACAAGAGTTTGAATGGATCGAATATCTGTAAAGGGTGGAATGATCGCAACATCTACTTCGTCATAATCTTTATCAGTAAGGCTATAAACAAGTTTTTGCGCAACGGCGATGGCTTCAAGGTGATTGAGATTCATCTTCCAATTACCAGCCATTAAAGGTTTACGCATTTAGTACAGCCCACTTTCATAAGTTAGTAACTCAGAGTCCTAAGGCCGCTAAGCCAGGTAGAACCTTTCCCTCAAGATACTCAAGGGATGCTCCGCCACCGGTTGAAATATAACCGAAATCAGAATCCTTAAATCCTAATGCACGCACCGCAGCGGCTGAATCTCCCCCGCCAACTACAGAAATACCTTCGACTTCGGTCAGCGCTTGTGCAACTACTTGTGTGCCATGCGCAAAGTTTGCAAATTCAAAGACACCCATCGGTCCATTCCAAAATACCGTCTTGCACTTCTTAATTGCATCGGCAAAAGCCGCACCCGAATCAGGTCCGATATCGAGACCCATTTGATCAGATGGCATCTGATCTACAGGCACAACCGTTGGTGTCGCTGATTCTTTAAATTCTGGAGCAATCACAATATCTGTAGGCAAAACTAGAGTAACGCCCTTGAGCGCCGCAGTTTCAATGATCTCTTTAACAGTTGGAATCAAATCAGTTTCAACAAGTGAAGAACCGATCTCTTTTCCTTTGGCTGCAAGGAATGTAAATACCATTCCACCACCAATTGCCATGACATCTACTTTGGAGAGTAGGTTTGAAATGACGCCAATCTTGTCCGATACTTTTGCGCCACCGAGAATAACCCCATAAGGTCTTTCTGGAGATTGTGTTAATTTCTTGAGCACTTCAACTTCTGCTTGAATTAAAAATCCAGGTGCATTAGACAATAGAGATGCAAGATCATAAACGGATGCGTGTTTGCGATGTACTGCCCCAAAACCATCTCCAACGTAAAGATCTGCAAGGGTTGCTAGCTCTTTGGCGAATGCACCACGTTCTGCGTCATCTTTGCTTGTTTCTGCGGCGGTGAATCGAAGGTTTTCCAAAAGCGTTACCGCAGCACCATTGTTTGAAATGAAATCAACTGTCTGACCAAGTAACTCTTCTAATCTTTTGGCAACAGGTGCCAAAGATAATTCGGGCTTTATTTCACCTTTAGGACGACCTAGGTGAGCACCGATGACAATTGAAGCGCCACGTTCTAGAAGATTTTTTATCGTAGGAAGCGAGGCGCGAATACGTCCATCATCTGTGATCGCGCCGTTGCTTAAAGGAACGTTTAAATCACATCGGAGGAATACACGCTTACCTGCTACATCAAGTGAAGCAAGTGAATTCATTACAGCGTTTTACCAACGTACGTAATCAGATCAACAAGACGGTTTGAATATCCCCACTCATTGTCATACCAACCAACAACCTTTGCTGTTGTGCCGATTACCTTTGTAAGTCCACCATCGACGATACAAGAAGAAGGATCAGTCACGATGTCGGAAGAAACTATTGGATCTTCGGTGTATGTCATAAATCCCTTGAGTGGACCCTCAGCACCTTTCTTAAGAGCGACGTTAATATCTGCAGCGCTTACTTCCTTAGAGAGTTCAACTGATAGATCTACTACTGAACCTGTTGGAACTGGAACGCGTAGTGCATAGCCATCGAGCTTGCCCTTGAGTTCTGGAAGAACAAGGCTGATCGCCTTTGCAGCCCCAGTTGATGTTGGAATGATATTTGTCGCTGCAGCACGTGCACGGCGAAGATCCTTGTGAGGGAAGTCCAAAATAACCTGATCATTTGTGTAGGCATGAACAGTTGTCATTAATCCACGGACGATACCGAAGTTATCGTTTAGAACCTTAGCCATTGGGGCTAAACAGTTAGTGGTACATGATGCATTAGAAATAATGTGATGCGATGTTGGATCATATTTTTCATGATTAACACCCATAACAATTGTGATGTCTTCATCTGTTGCAGGGGCTGAAATGATTACTTTTTTGGCTCCAGCTGTGATGTGCTTTTGAGCATCGGCTGCTTTAGTGAAAATTCCAGTGGACTCAATTACAACATCGGCGCCGACTGACTTCCACGGCAAATTAGCAGGATCGCGCTCTGCAAAAACCTTAATGACTTTACCGCCGACTGTAAGAGTGTCGGCCGTATGTGTCACTTCTAAACCAAGGCGACCCAAGATAGAGTCATACTTCAATAAGTGCGCAAGAGTTGCGTTATCTGTTAGGTCATTAATTCCAACGATATTTATATTTGGATTATTCAGGCTTGCGCGAAAAAAGTTTCTTCCAATACGACCAAATCCATTAATTCCAACGTTAATCATCTGTGTTCCTCGCTTGTTAGGGGGCCCAATTAATACGAGCCTTGAAAAATGACCCTCGTGCACCACAACGCTGGGGTATGGGCTAACTCTATCAGCAGAGCGTTATTACTTAAAAGTAGATAAAGATCAGGGCGCTGGCTACCTGTTTAGTTCAATAAATCTGGTGATAATCCAGCTTCAGTATCAGGAATTCCTAATTCACCCGCTCGTTTATCTGCCATCGCTAGTAATCGACGAATTCTTCCAGCGATTGCATCTTTGGTCATTGGTGGAACTGCAAGTGAACCTAACTCTTCCAAACTCGCTTGACCATGACTAATGCGCAACTCTCCTGCTTCCTTTAAATGATCAGGAATAGTTGGCCCAAGAATTTCCATCGCCCGAGAGACACGAGCAGATGCTGCAACGGCAGCTCGCGCCGAACGACGTAAATTCGCATCATCAAAATTGGCTAAGCGATTAGCTGTTGCCCGAACTTCACGGCGCATTCTTCGTTCTTCCCAAGCAAGAACACTCTCGTGAGCACCGAGTCGAGTAAGTAAAACTCCAATGGCATCGCCATCTCTAATAACTACTCGATCAACACCTCGTACCTCACGCGCTTTGGCAACTATTCCAAGACGGCGTGCCGCTCCAACTAGTGCAAGTGCTGCTTCAGGACCCGGACATGTAATTTCAAGAGATGATGATCTACCTGGCTCTGTTAAGGAACCATGCGCGATGAAAGCACCACGCCACGCTGCTTCTGAATCACAAATTGCGGCAGATACAACTTGTGGTGGAAGCCCGCGAACAGGTCGTGAATTTGCATCAACTAACCCAGTTTGGCGAGCAAGTGCATCGCCTTCGTTAATTACACGAACAACATAGCGAGAGCCTTTACGCAATCCACTTGAAGAAAGAACTGCTAAGTCACTTTCATGCCCATAAATGTCAGAAATATCTTTGCGCAATCGACGTGCACTCTGAGCAGTATCTAATTCAACTTCAATAACGATTTTACCTGCTGCAATGTGTAATCCCCCGGCAAAGCGCAGAAGGGATGAAACTTCAGCTTTACGACAGCATGGCTTTGTTATAGCCAAGCGACTGAGTTCATCTTTTACTGCTGCTGTCATTGCCATGGGCTCATCCAACCAAAGATTTGTCCATGATGTGGCTCAAAGCAGATATTAATTTTTTCACATCGTGATGCAGACTTCCTGGAGATTTGCGTAAATCAGCAACGTGTAAAACACCCCCAAAACTCTCAACAAGACCTTGAAGCCTTTGTCCATCATCTAATTCAGCTTCATCAATTAATACATGATCAATTTTCATATCAGGTGCGTATGCATGCATCATTTCAAGATGTTCTACGGGGGTATTTCCCGCAAACTCGTCGGCTTTTGCGCCCGAATGTGAGTCCAAATTCAGAATAATTATTTTCTTAGCACTACTTCGAGCAAGGGCTTGACGTTGTTGCGTTACTAAAAAATGAGGAAGGACGCTAGAAAACCAAGATCCAGGACCAACTGTGATCCATTCGGCCTTTTCAATCGCTGTGAGCGCAACTGGCAAGGCAGTTGGATTTTCAGGAACTAATTGCAGTGATTTCAATTTTCCTTGAGCAGTTGCAACTTGCACTTGACCCTGCACCTTGTTCAGTACTCCCGCGTTTTCAAATATTGCTTCGATATCTAATGGCGCCGCTGCCATCGGAAGTACTCGGCCAACAACTTTTAATAACGCAGCAACACGATCCAAACCCGCTACAGGGTCAACATCTCGATCCCACAGCGCAGCCAACAAGAGATTTCCAACAGCGTGACCATTGAGCGCTCCATCGCTTGTGAAGCGATATTGCAAAATGTCGGCCCAGCTCTTGCCCCATTCATCATCTGCGCATAACGCAGCTAGCGCCATCCGTAAATCTCCTGGAGGAAATATGGGAAATTCTTCACGTAAGCGCCCGCTGGAACCACCATTGTCGGCGACTGTAACAATTGCTGTTATCTCTGTTGTTAATTTTCGAACCGCTGCAAGTGTTGCCGCAAGACCATGTCCCCCACCCAAACACACTATGCGTGGATTAACCTGCGAACTCATTCACGCCCAACGTCGCGATGTGAAGCATGCGCACTAATTGTTAGTCCTGCGCCCTCTCCATCTAGTTTGTCAGCGATTTCACGTGCGACTGACACGCTTCTGTGTTTTCCACCTGTGCACCCGATGGCAACTGTGAGATATTTTTTACCTTCGCGCAAATATCCTGGCAGCATCTGTTGAATCAATGAGACGTAGGTATTTACGAAATCACCAACACCTGGGTTTGCTAAGACAGTTGACTTAACCTTTTCATCCAAACCAGAGAGTGGTCTTAGTTCTGGTATCCAATGAGGATTTGGTATGAAGCGGCAGTCCAAGACCAGATCTGCATCTACTGGAATTCCGTATTTGTATCCAAAGGAGAGCACATTAACCCTGACAGATTGTGTCAATCCTTGAGCAAATATTTCAGCTGTTCGCTTTTCCAATTGATGAACATTTAAATTAGAGGTATCAATGACAACGTCAGCTTGTGCCAACAACTCTTGGAGTTTCTCGCGTTCGGCTGCGATTCCATCAACGATTCGTCCCGAACCTTGTAGCGGATGGGGCCTGCGAGTTGATTCAAATCTTTGCACCAACGCCTGATCCGTTGCATCAAGGAAAGCAACACGAAAATTAGTTCCGGATTTTTTAAGATGCGCTAATGAGGATGCGAGTTCATCAAAGAACTTTCCACCACGAACATCTACAACAACGGCTAATGCACTTATTTCAGATTGCACACCCTGGTTAATCAGATCAGAGAGCAAAGTTGGCGGAAGGTTATCCACGACATACCAACCCAGATCTTCTAGAGCATGGGCCACGGTGGAGCGACCAGCGCCAGTCATTCCGGTCAGAATCAAAACTTCTTTGCTCATGCTCGTATCTTTGCCTACCTGTCAAGCATCTTCAATAACGCCTGTGGCCATATCAATTTTCGTTGAACTTGTGCTTGCTAGGAATTCATAAACTATTCCAGCAATCTTGTCTCCAATACCCGGAGTCATAGCTATATCTTCAAGAGTTGCTTTCTTGAGTGCTGCGACTGAACCAAAACGTTCCAGTAAAGCGTTTCTGCGGCTCGGTCCTAATTGTTCAATCTCATCAAGAATTGATTCCAACATAACTTTTGAACGCCTTGATCGGTGAAAGGAGATTGCAAAGCGATGGGCTTCATCACGAATTCGTTGTAATAGATAGAGGCCTTCACTGGTGCGCGGCAAAATGATTGGATCAGTTTGCTCTGGCACCCACACTTCTTCTAATCGTTTGGCTAAGCCACATAAAGCAATATCGGCTATTCCTAACTCGTTCATAGCTCGTTGAGCAGCACTGACCTGCGGTGCACCACCATCGACCACAATGAGTTGAGGTGGGTATGCAAACTTACTTAACTTTCCACCAGCTTGAATTATCTCAGCGCTATCTACAACTCGATCGTTGAGCAATCTTTTTAATCTTCGAGTAATAACTTGATGCATCGCACGGGTATCATCAAAACCATCTTTGGTATCGATAATGAATCTGCGATATTCGCTCTTTTTTGCAACCCCATCTTCAAAAACCACCATAGAAGCCACAACTGAAGTGCCAGAAATATTTGAAATATCAAAACATTCGATGCGTAGAGGTGTTTTTTCTAACCCCAACTCTTCTTCAATCTCCAAGAGCGCCTTACCCGACACTGCCGCATCACTTGCTCTCTTGCTCATGAATTGAACAAGTGCGTAGTGAGCGTTGCGCTTGACGGTTTCAAGTAATTCAACTTTGTCGCCCCGTTGTGGAACCTTAATAGTTACTTTGCTGTGGGCAAGAGATGTCAGCCACTGCTCAAGAGATTCGACATCTGCCGGCTGTGAATTTAAATATATTGATTCAGGTATTTCAGTCGTTTCAGTGCCATAAATTGAAAATAACAATGAAGCCCACTGATCATCTCCTTCTAAAGTGTGTTCCTGATTAACAATCCAGGATCGTGATCCCTTAATAGAGCCGCGACGTAACATGAAGATCGAACCAGCCGCGTGTAAACCTT belongs to Candidatus Planktophila limnetica and includes:
- the tkt gene encoding transketolase, whose translation is MSTIANWSKEDDLVIAHARALAMDAVQKVGNGHPGTAMSLAPVAYLLFQHHLIHDPSDPKWIGRDRFILSCGHSSMTLYTQLFLSGYGLELKDLQEFRTWGSLTPGHPEFAHTAGVEMTTGPLGQGVSTAVGMAMAARFERGLFDPLTTDGSSLFDHNVWVICSDGDLQEGVSSEAASLAGTQALGNLNVIYDDNRISIEGDTHVTFTEDVSARYRAYGWQVIEVSALSNGDVDLVNLDKAMTQAAANLKQPTMVRLKTVIAWPAPHAQGTAKSHGSALGAEEIAATKVELGLNPEEHFAFPQSLLDHARLVKKRGAAARGQWDKKFDSWKKAQPDRAKTLSRVLSQQLPSDWDSLIPSFEAGKEIATRKASGDVINALAQKLPEMWGGSADLADSNNTTIEGGASFLPASSSMKDANPYGRIIHFGIREHAMGSILNGIALSGLTKAFAGTFAVFSDYMRPAVRLAALMKLPSTFVWTHDSIGLGEDGPTHQPVEHFAALRAIPGLDVIRPADANEVAAAWRVIIQRRNACGILLSRQNLPVFDRTQYGSLDGVARGAYILKEASSAPQVILMATGSEVSLAVTSAQALEASGIPTRVVSVPCFEWFNEQTQAYKDQVLPPSIKARVSIEAGIAQGWRDYVGDNGASISLEHYGASASANVLFKEFGFTVENVIATVKKILS
- the tal gene encoding transaldolase; the protein is MITQEISKAGTSIWLDDLSRAKLTGDDAQSLPSRIANSGVVGVTTNPSIFNSAITGSADYAADIASMKSLSPENIVKKLTTDDVRNACDLFADIYAQSFGVDGRVSIEVDPRLAHDTQNTIDEGKSLWEIVDRPNLLIKVPATKAGLPAITELIASGISVNVTLIFSCQRYEEVIDAFILGIEKAQERGIDLTSIHSVASFFVSRIDTSVDRQLKEINTQSSLELLGKAAIANAVLAYELFLSKSASARWDKLNAAGAHMQRPLWASTGVKDPAYDDTRYVMELIAPSTVNTMPQSTLDAVIDHGKFHGNTITPAIENSHITLAALLKTGVSLNHITDTLETEGVAAFAKAWQALLDDVDKVRNA
- a CDS encoding RNA polymerase-binding protein RbpA; amino-acid sequence: MASAIRGSRVGAGPMGEAERGEAIARSHVSYWCANGHEVRPSFAEEESVVIPAEWDCPKCGYPAGRDKANPPSPIKNEPYKTHLAYVKERRSDAEGSKILEEALRKLRGDD
- the secG gene encoding preprotein translocase subunit SecG encodes the protein MKLALSIILVLTSILMILLVLLHKGKGAGLSDLFGGGISSSYGGSSVVEKNLDRITIVVGGLWFAGVVALSLVLK
- the tpiA gene encoding triose-phosphate isomerase, which translates into the protein MRKPLMAGNWKMNLNHLEAIAVAQKLVYSLTDKDYDEVDVAIIPPFTDIRSIQTLVDGDRLRLLYGAQDISPEASGAFTGDISGSMLSKLGCTFVVIGHSERRAVHHEDDALINRKIKAALANELTPIFCVGEELSVRETGTHVSHVVRQIRAGLEGFHKPDLKKIVIAYEPVWAIGTGKTATPEDAEEVCAAIREEIESIGSAEIAANMRILYGGSVKSSNIVEIMKKENVDGALIGGASLDPEELAKIAKFYAAS
- a CDS encoding phosphoglycerate kinase, translated to MNSLASLDVAGKRVFLRCDLNVPLSNGAITDDGRIRASLPTIKNLLERGASIVIGAHLGRPKGEIKPELSLAPVAKRLEELLGQTVDFISNNGAAVTLLENLRFTAAETSKDDAERGAFAKELATLADLYVGDGFGAVHRKHASVYDLASLLSNAPGFLIQAEVEVLKKLTQSPERPYGVILGGAKVSDKIGVISNLLSKVDVMAIGGGMVFTFLAAKGKEIGSSLVETDLIPTVKEIIETAALKGVTLVLPTDIVIAPEFKESATPTVVPVDQMPSDQMGLDIGPDSGAAFADAIKKCKTVFWNGPMGVFEFANFAHGTQVVAQALTEVEGISVVGGGDSAAAVRALGFKDSDFGYISTGGGASLEYLEGKVLPGLAALGL
- the gap gene encoding type I glyceraldehyde-3-phosphate dehydrogenase, yielding MINVGINGFGRIGRNFFRASLNNPNINIVGINDLTDNATLAHLLKYDSILGRLGLEVTHTADTLTVGGKVIKVFAERDPANLPWKSVGADVVIESTGIFTKAADAQKHITAGAKKVIISAPATDEDITIVMGVNHEKYDPTSHHIISNASCTTNCLAPMAKVLNDNFGIVRGLMTTVHAYTNDQVILDFPHKDLRRARAAATNIIPTSTGAAKAISLVLPELKGKLDGYALRVPVPTGSVVDLSVELSKEVSAADINVALKKGAEGPLKGFMTYTEDPIVSSDIVTDPSSCIVDGGLTKVIGTTAKVVGWYDNEWGYSNRLVDLITYVGKTL
- the whiA gene encoding DNA-binding protein WhiA, which codes for MAMTAAVKDELSRLAITKPCCRKAEVSSLLRFAGGLHIAAGKIVIEVELDTAQSARRLRKDISDIYGHESDLAVLSSSGLRKGSRYVVRVINEGDALARQTGLVDANSRPVRGLPPQVVSAAICDSEAAWRGAFIAHGSLTEPGRSSSLEITCPGPEAALALVGAARRLGIVAKAREVRGVDRVVIRDGDAIGVLLTRLGAHESVLAWEERRMRREVRATANRLANFDDANLRRSARAAVAASARVSRAMEILGPTIPDHLKEAGELRISHGQASLEELGSLAVPPMTKDAIAGRIRRLLAMADKRAGELGIPDTEAGLSPDLLN
- a CDS encoding gluconeogenesis factor YvcK family protein codes for the protein MSSQVNPRIVCLGGGHGLAATLAAVRKLTTEITAIVTVADNGGSSGRLREEFPIFPPGDLRMALAALCADDEWGKSWADILQYRFTSDGALNGHAVGNLLLAALWDRDVDPVAGLDRVAALLKVVGRVLPMAAAPLDIEAIFENAGVLNKVQGQVQVATAQGKLKSLQLVPENPTALPVALTAIEKAEWITVGPGSWFSSVLPHFLVTQQRQALARSSAKKIIILNLDSHSGAKADEFAGNTPVEHLEMMHAYAPDMKIDHVLIDEAELDDGQRLQGLVESFGGVLHVADLRKSPGSLHHDVKKLISALSHIMDKSLVG
- the rapZ gene encoding RNase adapter RapZ translates to MSKEVLILTGMTGAGRSTVAHALEDLGWYVVDNLPPTLLSDLINQGVQSEISALAVVVDVRGGKFFDELASSLAHLKKSGTNFRVAFLDATDQALVQRFESTRRPHPLQGSGRIVDGIAAEREKLQELLAQADVVIDTSNLNVHQLEKRTAEIFAQGLTQSVRVNVLSFGYKYGIPVDADLVLDCRFIPNPHWIPELRPLSGLDEKVKSTVLANPGVGDFVNTYVSLIQQMLPGYLREGKKYLTVAIGCTGGKHRSVSVAREIADKLDGEGAGLTISAHASHRDVGRE
- the uvrC gene encoding excinuclease ABC subunit UvrC: MADPASYRPSEIPEEPGVYRFYNKSEKVIYVGKAKNLKNRLSSYFQSNLAHKTNRMVHEAVRVDWTVVNTELEALALEFSWIKQYHPTYNVQFKDDKSYPYLAISMQDEFPRIFVTRKEKRPGLKYFGPYTNAWALRNTFDILLKVFPVRSCSAGNFARAQKSKRQCLLGDIGKCAAPCVGWVTPEEHKEIVHKLDAFMEAGMQDLLPALQSEMQSASEREEFERAARIRDQIESFEKAQRSTQGNLSDELDGDFIAIHEEGLHAAGSIFMLRRGSIKGSRSWIVNQEHTLEGDDQWASLLFSIYGTETTEIPESIYLNSQPADVESLEQWLTSLAHSKVTIKVPQRGDKVELLETVKRNAHYALVQFMSKRASDAAVSGKALLEIEEELGLEKTPLRIECFDISNISGTSVVASMVVFEDGVAKKSEYRRFIIDTKDGFDDTRAMHQVITRRLKRLLNDRVVDSAEIIQAGGKLSKFAYPPQLIVVDGGAPQVSAAQRAMNELGIADIALCGLAKRLEEVWVPEQTDPIILPRTSEGLYLLQRIRDEAHRFAISFHRSRRSKVMLESILDEIEQLGPSRRNALLERFGSVAALKKATLEDIAMTPGIGDKIAGIVYEFLASTSSTKIDMATGVIEDA